The nucleotide sequence GCTCTTCTTCAGGTACGACCGCATGCGTCATTGTAGCAGGGTGCTGAATAAGTGTTTCTGCATCTCCAAGGCTAACCGCAATTTGGATCATTTCAAGCTGGTTCATAAATGTTTGACATGTCTCCAAGCTTCCGTTAAGTTCAAAAGAAATCAATCCGCTGTATCGTTTCATTTGCTTTTTCGCAATTTCATACTGTGGATTATTCATATCTCCAGGGTAATAGACTTCTTTAACAGCAGGATGTCTTTTCAGCTTATCAATGATTGCCTCTGCATTCTCACAATGACGGTCCATCCGTAGCGGCAATGTTTTCATACCACGCAACAGAAGCCACGCATCAAATGGGCCGAGAATACTGCCGATATCCTTTTGCGTTGTCATGCGTACTTCATCGATAAACTCAGCTTTTCCGACGACAAGACCGGCAACGATGTCACCATGGCCACCTAAATATTTTGTCGCACTATGTAGTACGATATCGCAGCCTAGTTCGAGCGGCTTTTGCAAATATGGTGAACAAAATGTATTATCCACGACCACAGGTATGTTATGTTTCTTTGCAACTTCAGCTACCATTTCTAAGTCGATTAATTTCATCGTTGGATTAATCGGTGTTTCAATATAAATACATGCAGTTTCTGGGCGAATATGCTGTTCGACTTCTTCCTTTGAAGCTAACGCACAAAATTCGTGATCCACGTTATATTTATCTTTAAGAAGCTGTAACAGGCCAAATGTACAGCCATACAGCCCTTTAGAACAAAGAATATGATCGCCTGTCTTCGTCAAGGCGAATAAAATGGCAGATACTGCTCCCATGCCTGAACTGAATGCTAAGCCTTTTTCACCGTTCTCAAGCTGGGCAATTCGTTCCTCTAACACGGTTACTGTCGGGTTTCCAAGTCTTGAATAAATGTAACCCTCTTCTTCACCACCGAACCGTCTTGCTCCTTGTTCAGCTGAATGAAATGCAAATGTGGATGTTTGATACATCGGCACATTTAAACTGCCGTGAAATTTATGAGCATCATAGCCCCCATGAATTATCTTTGTTTCAAAATGGTTTGATTCCTTCTTCATATGGTTCTCCCACCTTAGTATGTAGTTTTTATATTCTTCCCTATCTCAGCATAGTATATTTTAGGAATTTTTGAAAGCGTTTACCTCTGCTTGAAAGCATGATTTTTTTATATTTTTTTCCGTATATCTATTGCAAAGCATCATGTTGTTTGTTATAGTACAAATCAACAACTTCATTAAACAACTTTACTTCATTTTCATGAAGTGAGGATAGAGGTGCAAAGACCATTAGTAGATCATTGGAGGAAAATGAGTTCCAGCGAATATGATCGAAAGGGGGATTTGCCGAAGTGTGCTAAAACTCATAATTTACCACACTGGTTTTGCATTGAATAAGTGCAGGACTGTCATATAGTTTTTACTATATGGAGGGCTATCTCACACGCATTGAATAGTAATATTCATTGCAACAGCGGCCCTTCGTTGTTGCTTTTTTGTTTGCATAAATGCGTGCGATAAAGAATAGGGATAGACCTCTATTCATAGTAAGTCGATGAGCCGAAAAGTAAACGGCAAATAGGCAGTGTGAAAACATCTGCTAATCTCCTTATTCTGTTTTAAATGCCTCTTTGGCGTTTAATACAGTAATAAGGGCATTCAAAATCATGAATAGAGGGTGAATGAAAATGAACTTTGGCGAAGTTTTAACAGCGATGGTAACACCAATGGACACAAACGGTAATATTGATTTTCCACAAACGAAAAACTTAATTAATCATTTAATTCAAAACGGAAGTGACGGTCTTGTTGTCGCTGGTACAACAGGTGAATCTCCGACACTAACAAATGAAGAAAAACTGGAATTGTTTGCATTTACAGTTGAAGTCGTGAATGGCCGCGTTCCTGTTATTGCTGGAACTGGTTCAAACAATACACGCGCTTCCATCCAACTTACACAACAAGCTGAAAAATGTGGTGTTGATGGTATTATGCTCGTTACACCATATTATAATAAACCAAATCAAGAAGGTATGTATCAACATTTTAAAGCAATTGCAGAGGCTACTTCCCTGCCTGTTATGCTTTATAACATTCCTGGACGCAGTGCTGCAGGCTTAACTGTTGATACAATTGTACAACTTTCACAAATTCAAAATATCGTCAGCGTAAAAGAAGCAAGCGGCGATCTTGAAGCAATGACACGTATTATTTACCAAACAGACGAGTCATTTACTTTATACAGTGGGGATGACGGCTTAACGCTTCCAGTTCTTTCAATTGGTGGAGCTGGTGTTGTTTCAGTATCTTCTCACATTTTCGGTAATGAAATGAAGCAAATGGTGACAAGCTATCGCAAAGGCGATGTGAAACGTGCAGCAGCAATTCACCAAGAACTACTTCCAATGATGAAAGCATTATTTATGGCACCTAGCCCTTCCCCAGTAAAAGCTGCACTTCAAATGTATGGGTTAGATGTCGGCGGTGTTCGCTTACCAATGGTTCCATTAACTGATATGGAACGCCAAGCATTGTTTGAAATCATCCGCCCCAAACTAAATGTAGCAGTCAGCTAATTGATTCAAAAATTCCATGTTGATGTCAAAGTCCGCGTTTCTGCGGGCTCTTTTTTTTTGCGAAAAGCGGAGGCGAATCGCTCAGAAACCTTGTTTGCTGGAGCCTTCACGCATAGAGGCGCTCTTTGCCTCGGAGCGGGAAGGTGAAGCAACACAATTTTCTATTCGCGCAGATGGACATAAGAAAAGCGGAGAAAGCCCGCTTAAATCGATCGGCTGGTGGAGCTTCTGACAAAGAAGGTCGGTCTTTACCTTCGACAGAAGAAGCGAAGTAGCCCGACGATTTGGCTTTCGCAGCTAGGTCAAAGGAACACTGGCTAAGAACCTCATGTCCTGTGCGTCAAAAGCGGAGCCGGCTTGCGCATCAGCACCAAGCATAAGACAAGCTTCTTTTTTAATATTTAGACTTCTCTTAATTTTTGTCTTTTGTATGTTATATTAATATATAGTCACGAAATGTTCAATACTTAAAATGAGGTGTGATAGCTTGCTTACTATTGATCAAATCCAACAAGCCAGAAAGCAACTTCAAGGAATTATTCATACAACTCCTCTCGATTATTCAAAGACCTTCAGTGATATCTCCGGACAACAAGTTTATTTAAAGCTTGAAAATCTCCAAAAAACAGGAGCTTTTAAAGTACGC is from Bacillus tianshenii and encodes:
- the dapA gene encoding 4-hydroxy-tetrahydrodipicolinate synthase, which translates into the protein MNFGEVLTAMVTPMDTNGNIDFPQTKNLINHLIQNGSDGLVVAGTTGESPTLTNEEKLELFAFTVEVVNGRVPVIAGTGSNNTRASIQLTQQAEKCGVDGIMLVTPYYNKPNQEGMYQHFKAIAEATSLPVMLYNIPGRSAAGLTVDTIVQLSQIQNIVSVKEASGDLEAMTRIIYQTDESFTLYSGDDGLTLPVLSIGGAGVVSVSSHIFGNEMKQMVTSYRKGDVKRAAAIHQELLPMMKALFMAPSPSPVKAALQMYGLDVGGVRLPMVPLTDMERQALFEIIRPKLNVAVS
- the megL gene encoding methionine gamma-lyase, with product MKKESNHFETKIIHGGYDAHKFHGSLNVPMYQTSTFAFHSAEQGARRFGGEEEGYIYSRLGNPTVTVLEERIAQLENGEKGLAFSSGMGAVSAILFALTKTGDHILCSKGLYGCTFGLLQLLKDKYNVDHEFCALASKEEVEQHIRPETACIYIETPINPTMKLIDLEMVAEVAKKHNIPVVVDNTFCSPYLQKPLELGCDIVLHSATKYLGGHGDIVAGLVVGKAEFIDEVRMTTQKDIGSILGPFDAWLLLRGMKTLPLRMDRHCENAEAIIDKLKRHPAVKEVYYPGDMNNPQYEIAKKQMKRYSGLISFELNGSLETCQTFMNQLEMIQIAVSLGDAETLIQHPATMTHAVVPEEEREKMGISNQLIRLSVGLENVNDIWDDLEQALNKLS